A single window of Narcine bancroftii isolate sNarBan1 chromosome 1, sNarBan1.hap1, whole genome shotgun sequence DNA harbors:
- the LOC138761848 gene encoding tubulin beta-4 chain-like isoform X2 — MDLEPGTMDSVRSGPFGQIFRPDNFVFGQSGAGNNWAKGHYTEGAELVDSVLDVVRKEAESCDCLQGFQLTHSLGGGTGAGMGTLLISKIREEYPDRIMNTFSIVPSPKVSDTVVEPYNATLSVHQLVENTDETYCIDNEALYDICFRTLKLTTPTYGDLNHLVSATMSGVTTCLRFPGQLNADLRKLAVNMVPFPRLHFFVPGFTPLTSRGSQQYRALTVPELTQQMFDAKNMMAACDPRHGRYLTVAAVFRGRMSMKEVDEQMLNVQNKNSTYFVEWIPNNVKTAVCDIPPRGLKMSATFIGNTTAIQELFKRISEQFTAMFRRKAFLHWYTGEGMEETEFTEAESNMNDLVSEYQQYQDATSGEEAEEEELGGEEN; from the coding sequence GTCAGAGTGGTGCTGGGAACAACTGGGCCAAAGGTCACTACACTGAAGGAGCTGAACTTGTTGACTCTGTTCTGgatgtggtgaggaaggaggctGAGAGTTGTGATTGTCTCCAAGGCTTTCAGCTCACCCACTCACTAGGTGGTGGGACCGGTGCTGGCATGGGCACTCTCCTTATCAGTAAGATCCGTGAAGAATACCCTGACAGAATCATGAACACCTTTAGTATTGTGCCTTCCCCTAAAGTATCAGACACTGTTGTAGAGCCTTATAATGCAACTCTATCTGTCCATCAGCTTGTGGAGAATACTGATGAAACGTATTGTATTGATAATGAAGCCCTTTATGATATTTGTTTCCGTACCCTTAAATTGACAACTCCTACTTATGGTGATTTGAACCACCTTGTGTCAGCTACCATGAGTGGTGTAACAACCTGCTTGCGGTTCCCAGGGCAGCTGAATGCTGACTTGCGAAAACTAGCAGTGAACATGGTTCCCTTCCCCCGTCTGCACTTTTTTGTGCCAGGTTTTACTCCCCTGACCAGCCGCGGTAGCCAACAGTACCGTGCTCTCACAGTACCTGAGCTCACACAACAGATGTTTGATGCCAAGAACATGATGGCAGCCTGTGACCCTAGGCACGGTCGTTACCTGACCGTTGCTGCCGTTTTCCGGGGCCGTATGTCCATGAAAGAGGTGGATGAACAGATGTTGAATGTGCAGAATAAAAACAGTACCTATTTTGTGGAGTGGATTCCAAACAACGTTAAGACTGCAGTTTGTGACATCCCACCCCGAGGGCTCAAGATGTCTGCCACCTTCATTGGCAATACAACAGCCATCCAAGAGTTGTTTAAACGCATCTCTGAGCAGTTTACTGCCATGTTCCGGAGGAAAGCTTTCTTGCACTGGTACACTGGTGAAGGCATGGAAGAGACTGAATTTACTGAAGCTGAAAGCAACATGAATGACCTGGTGTCTGAATATCAGCAATATCAGGATGCCACATCTGGAGAAGAggctgaagaagaagaattaggtGGAGAAGAGAATTAA
- the LOC138761848 gene encoding tubulin beta-4 chain-like isoform X3, translated as MVEEVRRDRKWERPVRGRQMFIQCQGQSGAGNNWAKGHYTEGAELVDSVLDVVRKEAESCDCLQGFQLTHSLGGGTGAGMGTLLISKIREEYPDRIMNTFSIVPSPKVSDTVVEPYNATLSVHQLVENTDETYCIDNEALYDICFRTLKLTTPTYGDLNHLVSATMSGVTTCLRFPGQLNADLRKLAVNMVPFPRLHFFVPGFTPLTSRGSQQYRALTVPELTQQMFDAKNMMAACDPRHGRYLTVAAVFRGRMSMKEVDEQMLNVQNKNSTYFVEWIPNNVKTAVCDIPPRGLKMSATFIGNTTAIQELFKRISEQFTAMFRRKAFLHWYTGEGMEETEFTEAESNMNDLVSEYQQYQDATSGEEAEEEELGGEEN; from the coding sequence GTCAGAGTGGTGCTGGGAACAACTGGGCCAAAGGTCACTACACTGAAGGAGCTGAACTTGTTGACTCTGTTCTGgatgtggtgaggaaggaggctGAGAGTTGTGATTGTCTCCAAGGCTTTCAGCTCACCCACTCACTAGGTGGTGGGACCGGTGCTGGCATGGGCACTCTCCTTATCAGTAAGATCCGTGAAGAATACCCTGACAGAATCATGAACACCTTTAGTATTGTGCCTTCCCCTAAAGTATCAGACACTGTTGTAGAGCCTTATAATGCAACTCTATCTGTCCATCAGCTTGTGGAGAATACTGATGAAACGTATTGTATTGATAATGAAGCCCTTTATGATATTTGTTTCCGTACCCTTAAATTGACAACTCCTACTTATGGTGATTTGAACCACCTTGTGTCAGCTACCATGAGTGGTGTAACAACCTGCTTGCGGTTCCCAGGGCAGCTGAATGCTGACTTGCGAAAACTAGCAGTGAACATGGTTCCCTTCCCCCGTCTGCACTTTTTTGTGCCAGGTTTTACTCCCCTGACCAGCCGCGGTAGCCAACAGTACCGTGCTCTCACAGTACCTGAGCTCACACAACAGATGTTTGATGCCAAGAACATGATGGCAGCCTGTGACCCTAGGCACGGTCGTTACCTGACCGTTGCTGCCGTTTTCCGGGGCCGTATGTCCATGAAAGAGGTGGATGAACAGATGTTGAATGTGCAGAATAAAAACAGTACCTATTTTGTGGAGTGGATTCCAAACAACGTTAAGACTGCAGTTTGTGACATCCCACCCCGAGGGCTCAAGATGTCTGCCACCTTCATTGGCAATACAACAGCCATCCAAGAGTTGTTTAAACGCATCTCTGAGCAGTTTACTGCCATGTTCCGGAGGAAAGCTTTCTTGCACTGGTACACTGGTGAAGGCATGGAAGAGACTGAATTTACTGAAGCTGAAAGCAACATGAATGACCTGGTGTCTGAATATCAGCAATATCAGGATGCCACATCTGGAGAAGAggctgaagaagaagaattaggtGGAGAAGAGAATTAA